From one Babesia bovis T2Bo chromosome 3, whole genome shotgun sequence genomic stretch:
- a CDS encoding Histidine triad nucleotide-binding protein 1 (HIT) domain protein, producing the protein MLLVGFSRSLTCLSLTVPLLYPCVFARVSSFRLPQRAFNLSIATFSNCKMSPIRMGSDESTFNPSEEELTVFDRIVDGSIPCVKVYEDEHILAFHDIKPVAPVHFLVIPKRHAGLTRLSNATDAHAKILGYMMVKVAEITRSLNIGDYRLVINDGAGAGQQIFHLHMHVIAGRQLSWPPG; encoded by the exons ATGTTATTAGTTGGCTTTTCACGGTCTTTGACGTGCTTGTCTTTGACTGTACCTTTATTATATCCCTGTGTCTTCGCTAGAGTATCTAGTTTTCGTTTACCGCAACGTGCTTTTAATTTATCAATAGCAACATTTTCTAACTGTAAAATGTCGCCCATTAGAATGGGTTCTGACGAATCAACATTTAATCCCTCTGAGGAGGAGTTAACTGTGTTTG ACCGTATAGTTGATGGTAGTATTCCTTGTGTTAAGGTCTATGAGGATGAGCAC ATTCTTGCTTTTCATGATATCAAGCCGGTTGCTCCAGTTCACTTTTTGGTGATTCCAAAGCGTCATGCCGGCTTAACTCGTTTGAGTAATGCCACTGATGCTCATGCTAAGATTTTGGGTTATATGATGGTCAAG GTTGCTGAGATAACTCGAAGCCTTAACATTGGTGATTATCGTCTGGTTATTAATGACGGTGCTGGTGCGGGTCAGCAGATATTTCACTTGCATATGCACGTTATTGCTGGCCGTCAGTTGAGCTGGCCTCCAGGGTAA
- a CDS encoding putative integral membrane protein codes for MVRPWTRRTIGLVSTTLALGGLVVIAGIVLLNPNYWENNSEVPQQAAGPIFALEEQRGALTKKPLLIDRNNKHHDRAIEIVLQQGNDIVLYRLRPSFKETHYINQVIFKGIDITINPQGVTKVLPNDAVISVHYHQASDWTKVSVHYRKFGKVQLEDYMREGDDGTFNKVVAAKLPTFYRAMHLDTVDLGDKLVVKLMLQNQHGQSLVTPAHRAKVSTTKLSDQNNGFRVTWMFEYGISTEGIVDRVYADFDVDGDNFSHPDLSRRDRIKIAEYENGSYKVKNPARYQIEHIYRSKYIIIDGDRQHILRYLIVVNRYNPTVSKVYLILYNDITSVITCAVVTGTYTYNTWVVGNNVIEQYDMPSTNYMAARAVIPGNGTSRPVLYPENTNYAHEYQDYVRYHVDCIPYGKYSDYETACAALEEENAYGSTTGDSEISVVSADPFMSKKRIILEFGKELPKEIKRMVLKRDNSIQYYTMDGEFTDESTFFGVRLDNFEFTLYKEDETMITSEDTITAVVYTHIAGWVKIEIHYVRGGKSYMQLYTRSPQSTDFDRVPTVPMPYGDLPYQLDAVVHKGMLIIKAMLQNRAGLSMLDPSSKPSVLVQYKHSLNQWSLAFSVPVVFPDGNIKHRLQLKLTVENNIVTVERMAKFILLVTRTERGYYLERANAGASIGSRTIWLGKQHCHVIQNVIVPSNDDDETGLLYTFIYTRTQAGLSCIVRNARMVAGRWEQYEVRNSVKPQKHVQDVNGQKYVDIFIYPSVNYSPVVLVVPEMLDLKPTIQPNTAGEIRTVKSKHMFVVNIFNDVEEDSVGIHQQDIAWLEIEGLPKLPVELVIGKPLKVEIEKRTMSERHFEYYTIKNIFKRTHYMGCVIYDNLKFSVMDKKVDNEIEPSITSVFIVKSEDSETVRIQYWSDQISKIKHFHRKGDEKFYETDGFRHEVSDKPSIVTTVTVGDAVLLSTLLQNEKGESLIDMTRKTRLLACVGDDNTMPYVKMVVPIKLPKYDLQDEINIAFEVNEGLGMLDMPVGSVQCLVVGKDKNERPMLIPGIGKRFVEFANAQYRNLLRNGLQLLKVIVIPTEECKVRADVYSFVYDAMSASLSAIVQNGIIRFSVWSVEADYEDVYSIPLVDIDHISLVMPQNAGVPPAVAPETHGIMRELEKGLFYAVNMDIGDNYGDEKGIKPSSGFLIAEEMKLTPLELDIDRHMPTEVQMLLFSRDAKQYTLKWEYKYSHFISKVMYKGVVVDVMGAGGDLLHKGDGILSVETLTRENNEYILVQYIRDGKTMFQQYKKGDDEKFTLVGLQKRGQHSSPYQLTQFRNGNAVIMRVMLENEKSISLLDETSDALLMSNMGNDGPGQSVKIALPIKYPEIDVKDRLHITIMYKNGEFKCRNNNEATTVYHAPLIDEDGNERFLPVNDNVYADITQINSITVEGEVHKVIRGTIIPKGEGTNKATIYFFLYDTNTGILTCVTSEARVVGGLYQFTGVIDDAFRMPPQNVTDMSVDVYRLNENRYSVEPCDAALVNELEKTGWYILRYKNAGNLIPRPFNENDTAFIAETGISKIPVVISNIKGYKATEVEVTELKTPDGLYYRIKPIYNKTHRITEINVPGLTRTVFDTTTGKSLGDREIIYMYTTSKDNYEKLGFYGMMNKKFSFKEYIRDGTKQEYIPIRVSDIGSTSPPYVFCTVVYSNDVIMRVHLQSPKGLTLIDRTDVSTVIFVMMKDLDSGILFMVLPIIYPDTNVKDRLYLKFKSAKQSMKFVPDSDLRSKKLVVEYHNDGNYTLGPAEDFKYINIIAYNGANLNRYASNHIVKVVLVPDRGKDAKTGNLYVFTLDWNKRILTCVSMAATLVDSTWEFGPAINERYSYPTTTIDNATISIDYANEMYQPELFPKESGSINVIDDSLYLIKPNMGVETSNMGLHPMDVGKYVASALPMIPVVLDLDRPLPDEIHLVVGETLYSTTYKLKPEYERSHYISRFKYKNIDQVVQTRDDAWIRRNGGNYGVVKRDYNTHEIWLIETPIAMRKIEEYSKEPK; via the coding sequence ATGGTTAGACCATGGACAAGACGTACCATAGGACTCGTGTCTACCACCCTAGCACTGGGTGGGTTGGTGGTAATAGCAGGAATAGTACTTCTAAACCCAAACTATTGGGAGAATAACAGCGAAGTGCCACAACAAGCAGCTGGACCTATCTTCGCACTAGAAGAGCAACGTGGAGcccttaccaaaaaacCGTTACTTATTGATCGCAATAACAAACATCATGATAGAGCTATCGAAATAGTGCTGCAACAAGGAAACGATATAGTACTATACAGGCTGAGACCATCGTTCAAGGAAACGCACTACATCAATCAAGTCATATTCAAGGGAATTGATATTACCATCAACCCACAAGGAGTAACTAAAGTGCTACCAAACGATGCGGTTATCAGTGTGCATTACCACCAAGCAAGCGATTGGACAAAGGTGTCAGTGCACTACAGAAAGTTCGGTAAGGTCCAACTAGAAGACTACATGAGAGAAGGTGATGATGGTACCTTCAACAAAGTCGTGGCTGCTAAGCTACCCACTTTCTATAGAGCTATGCACCTTGATACAGTCGATCTTGGAGATAAACTTGTGGTCAAACTGATGTTGCAAAACCAACATGGACAATCACTGGTTACACCCGCGCATAGAGCTAAGGTATCAACCACTAAGCTGTCAGACCAAAATAATGGATTCAGAGTCACCTGGATGTTCGAATATGGAATCTCAACTGAAGGAATCGTAGACAGAGTATACGCAGATTTCGATGTAGATGGTGATAATTTCAGCCACCCGGACCTTTCAAGAAGGGATCGCATTAAAATAGCTGAATACGAAAATGGATCTTACAAAGTTAAAAATCCAGCGAGGTACCAAATCGAACATATTTACAGGTCAAAGTATATCATCATCGATGGAGATAGGCAACATATCCTTAGGTACCTCATTGTGGTCAACAGATATAATCCCACCGTATCGAAGGTTTACCTTATCCTGTATAATGATATCACATCTGTCATCACATGTGCAGTGGTAACAGGAACCTACACATACAATACATGGGTAGTAGGAAACAACGTCATCGAACAATATGACATGCCAAGCACTAACTATATGGCTGCCAGAGCAGTTATCCCAGGAAATGGTACATCTAGACCGGTGTTGTATCCAGAAAACACGAATTATGCACATGAGTACCAGGATTACGTCAGATATCACGTAGATTGTATACCTTACGGAAAGTACAGTGACTATGAAACTGCCTGTGCGGCTTTAGAAGAAGAAAATGCTTATGGAAGCACAACTGGAGATAGTGAAATCTCTGTTGTATCAGCAGATCCATTCATGTCAAAGAAAAGAATTATCCTCGAATTCGGAAAAGAACTTCCCAAAGAAATTAAAAGGATGGTACTCAAAAGAGATAATAGCATACAATACTATACCATGGATGGGGAATTCACGGATGAGAGTACTTTCTTCGGAGTAAGGCTAGATAACTTTGAGTTCACATTGTACAAGGAAGATGAAACGATGATCACAAGTGAAGATACTATTACAGCCGTTGTATATACCCATATCGCAGGTTGGGTGAAAATAGAAATCCATTATGTGAGAGGTGGTAAAAGCTATATGCAACTATATACCAGAAGTCCACAGTCAACGGATTTCGATCGGGTGCCAACTGTACCGATGCCATATGGAGATTTGCCATATCAACTAGATGCAGTAGTGCACAAAGGAATGCTAATAATCAAAGCCATGTTGCAAAATAGGGCTGGACTATCAATGCTAGATCCATCATCAAAACCCAGTGTCCTCGTGCAGTATAAACATAGTTTGAACCAATGGTCATTAGCATTTTCTGTTCCCGTCGTTTTTCCGGATGGGAATATCAAGCATAGATTGCAGCTGAAGCTCACCGTAGAGAATAACATAGTTACCGTTGAAAGGATGGCAAAGTTCATACTGCTGGTAACACGAACTGAACGAGGATATTATCTAGAAAGAGCTAATGCGGGAGCCAGCATCGGGTCACGCACTATTTGGCTAGGTAAGCAACATTGCCATGTTatccaaaatgtcatcGTGCCAAGTAATGATGACGATGAAACCGGATTGTTGTACACCTTCATATACACAAGAACACAGGCAGGATTGAGTTGTATAGTACGTAACGCTAGAATGGTAGCTGGGCGCTGGGAACAATATGAAGTTAGGAATTCAGTCAAACCGCAAAAACATGTACAAGATGTAAATGGGCAAaaatatgttgatatatttatttacCCATCTGTTAACTATTCTCCTGTTGTATTGGTGGTACCAGAGATGCTGGATCTGAAACCTACAATTCAACCAAATACCGCAGGTGAAATACGTACGGTAAAATCTAAACATATGTTCGTTGTCAACATTTTTAACGATGTTGAAGAAGATTCCGTGGGTATACATCAGCAGGATATTGCCTGGTTGGAGATTGAAGGTCTGCCGAAGCTACCTGTGGAACTTGTTATTGGTAAGCCTCTGAAAGTGGAAATAGAGAAGCGCACAATGTCGGAAAGGCACTTTGAGTATTATAccatcaaaaatatatttaaaagaACGCATTACATGGGATGTGTTATATACGATAACCTCAAATTCTCCGTAATGGATAAGAAAGTAGATAATGAAATTGAACCCTCTATCACTTCCGTCTTTATTGTAAAATCGGAAGATTCAGAAACAGTAAGAATACAATACTGGAGTGATCAGATATCAAAGATCAAGCATTTCCACAGAAAGGGAGATGAGAAATTTTATGAAACTGACGGATTCAGGCATGAGGTGTCAGATAAGCCGTCCATTGTTACAACCGTCACTGTGGGAGATGCCGTTCTCTTAAGTACTCTACTGCAGAATGAAAAGGGTGAATCGCTGATTGATATGACAAGAAAGACAAGATTATTGGCATGTGTCGGCGATGATAACACTATGCCATATGTCAAAATGGTTGTCCCAATAAAATTGCCCAAATATGATCTCCAAGATGAAATAAACATCGCTTTCGAAGTGAATGAAGGACTTGGGATGTTGGATATGCCAGTGGGCAGCGTGCAGTGCCTTGTTGTGGGAAAggataaaaatgaaaggCCAATGCTAATACCAGGTATTGGGAAGCGATTTGTGGAATTCGCCAATGCCCAATACAGGAATTTACTCAGAAATGGATTGCAGTTACTCAAGGTTATAGTCATCCCAACAGAGGAATGTAAGGTCAGAGCCGATGTTTATAGTTTTGTTTATGATGCAATGTCCGCATCACTTAGTGCTATTGTGCAAAACGGGATTATACGTTTTTCAGTATGGAGTGTTGAAGCTGACTATGAAGACGTATACTCTATACCCCTAGTGGATATAGATCATATTAGCCTTGTTATGCCCCAAAATGCCGGTGTCCCACCAGCAGTTGCACCAGAAACACATGGTATAATGAGAGAGCTTGAAAAGGGGTTGTTTTATGCTGTTAATATGGATATAGGCGACAACTATGGTGATGAAAAGGGTATTAAACCGTCAAGTGGTTTCTTAATAGCAGAAGAAATGAAGCTTACGCCATTGGAATTGGATATTGATAGGCATATGCCTACCGAAGTGCAAATGCTCCTTTTTAGTCGGGACGCTAAACAATACACGCTCAAATGGGAATATAAATACAGTCATTTTATTAGCAAAGTAATGTATAAAGGTGTTGTTGTCGATGTCATGGGTGCAGGGGGTGACCTCTTGCACAAAGGCGATGGTATCCTTTCAGTGGAGACTTTAACTAGAGAaaacaatgaatatatccttGTACAGTATATCAGGGATGGTAAAACCATGTTCCAGCAGTATAAGAAAGGTGATGACGAAAAATTCACCTTGGTAGGATTGCAGAAACGTGGTCAACATTCCAGTCCATATCAATTGACACAATTCAGAAATGGAAATGCGGTTATTATGAGAGTTATGCTGGAAAATGAAAAGAGTATATCATTGTTGGATGAAACTTCCGATGCTTTGCTAATGTCTAATATGGGCAATGATGGGCCAGGACAAAGTGTTAAGATAGCGTTGCCTATCAAGTACCCTGAAATAGATGTGAAGGATCGACTACATATAACCATTATGTATAAAAATGGAGAATTCAAATGTAGAAATAATAACGAAGCCACAACTGTTTACCATGCACCTCTCATTGATGAAGATGGAAACGAAAGGTTTTTACCTGTGAATGATAATGTATATGCCGATATAACGCAGATCAATAGTATTACAGTAGAAGGAGAAGTGCATAAGGTTATACGAGGTACGATAATTCCGAAGGGCGAAGGAACTAATAAAGCAACCATTTATTTCTTTTTGTACGATACTAACACTGGTATCCTAACATGTGTGACCAGCGAGGCCAGGGTGGTAGGTGGACTCTATCAGTTCACCGGTGTAATCGATGATGCCTTTAGAATGCCTCCACAAAATGTAACTGATATGTCAGTGGatgtatatagactcaATGAGAACCGCTACTCTGTGGAGCCATGTGATGCTGCCTTGGTCAATGAGCTTGAGAAAACtggatggtatatattgcgataCAAAAATGCCGGAAATCTGATCCCACGCCCGTTCAATGAAAATGATACGGCATTTATAGCTGAAACAGGCATCTCGAAGATACCCGTAGTAATCAGTAACATTAAAGGTTACAAAGCAACCGAAGTAGAAGTAACCGAATTGAAAACTCCTGATGGTTTGTACTACAGAATCAAGcctatatataacaaaaccCATCGTATCACAGAAATAAATGTCCCTGGATTGACTCGTACAGTATTCGACACAACCACTGGGAAAAGTTTGGGCGATAGagaaattatatatatgtatacaacAAGCAAGGATAATTACGAGAAGCTTGGATTCTATGGTATGATGAACAAGAAATTCTCTTTCAAAGAATATATACGTGATGGTACTAAACAAGAGTATATACCCATCAGAGTCTCCGATATAGGAAGTACGTCACCGCCATATGTGTTCTGTACGGTTGTTTACAGTAATGATGTTATAATGAGGGTTCATTTACAAAGCCCTAAAGGATTGACTCTCATAGACCGCACTGATGTGTCTACAGTTATATTCGTTATGATGAAGGATCTGGATTCCGGTATTTTGTTCATGGTATTGCCTATTATATACCCAGACACCAATGTCAAAGATAGGCTATACTTAAAATTCAAATCCGCAAAGCAGAGTATGAAATTTGTGCCAGATAGTGATCTACGGTCAAAGAAACTTGTAGTTGAATATCATAATGATGGGAATTATACATTGGGGCCAGCAGAagattttaaatatatcaatattatCGCATATAATGGTGCAAACCTAAATCGTTATGCCAGCAACCACATCGTAAAAGTTGTGTTGGTCCCAGATAGAGGCAAGGATGCTAAAACCGGGAATCTGTATGTATTCACATTGGATTGGAATAAACGCATTCTTACATGTGTTTCAATGGCGGCTACTCTAGTGGATTCCACATGGGAGTTTGGACCAGCGATAAACGAAAGATATAGTTATCCAACCACAACCATCGATAATGCTACAATAAGTATCGACTACGCAAATGAAATGTATCAGCCTGAATTGTTCCCGAAAGAATCCGGTTCCATTAACGTGATCGATGATAGCCTCTATTTAATAAAGCCTAACATGGGTGTGGAGACCAGCAATATGGGATTGCATCCTATGGATGTTGGAAAATACGTCGCATCAGCATTGCCAATGATACCTGTGGTTCTCGATCTTGATCGCCCATTACCTGATGAAATCCACCTAGTCGTGGGAGAAACTTTATATTCCACCACCTACAAATTGAAACCTGAGTACGAAAGGTCCCACTATATAAGCAGGTTCAAGTACAAAAATATAGATCAAGTTGTACAGACACGAGATGATGCATGGATACGTCGCAATGGTGGAAATTACGGTGTAGTAAAACGTGATTACAATACCCATGAAATATGGCTAATAGAAACACCAATCGCAATGAGGAAGATTGAAGAATATTCAAAGGAACCAAAGTGA
- a CDS encoding putative integral membrane protein — protein MSDSSNQYRSSALIPGVEIYPSEWSLLNTTLLSLPKDLRIFRELRMRPLAPRHREGLLLLHKRLFPINYDSRFYDTACRIVSDDSASSSDFWSVSTLIGIGMFLPKSTIVSNCDTRSIICCATPDSSGSTSESSASCSEHTTRKETANINTRLVTPLGTESNEEGDNVDDLVDTDMFAPVDCILNDATYDRENDEFLVGFLTLWVNQQELSPMTSNNDYFALNNFYEDIVFPYLQSPASSGVSIPTLPNFDHLSGDSYRFLFSNLYTNRELLDYLSSFSLDTCKTVYLLSAGVTMGLRSRFLGTHLIMFLQSMLYFCCYNVFIYNGDMFRCSDDLREPLLSTLNLHLNTSMDENSSLELDEISESEVAPFRLSISSVLDAFSQCERMPLSIYLHVISYNKKACEMYRRANFICVTRIPDFYTIDGLQYAANLFAFYMCPPFLV, from the exons ATGTCTGATTCCAGCAATCAATATCGTTCATCGGCTTTAATTCCTGGTGTCGAAATATATCCATCAGAATGGAGCTTGCTGAACACAACTCTATTGTCATTACCCAAGGATTTACGCATTTTTCGGGAACTTCGTATGCGTCCTTTGGCACCTCGTCATCGTGAAGGTTTGCTGCTGCTTCACAAGCGTTTGTTTCCTATAAATTACGATAGCCGTTTTTACGACACGGCTTGCCGTATTGTATCGGATGATTCTGCATCATCATCTGAC TTTTGGTCAGTTTCTACACTTATTGGAATTGGCATGTTTTTACCCAAATCAACAATTGTGTCCAATTGTGACACGCGATCGATTATTTGTTGTGCAACTCCTGATTCCAGTGGCAGCACTTCGGAATCATCGGCTTCATGCAGTGAACATACTACTCGGAAGGAAACAGCAAACATTAATACGCGTCTTGTGACACCGTTAGGTACAGAATCTAACGAAGAGGGGGACAATGTTGACGATTTGGTAGATACCGATATGTTTGCGCCTGTTGATTGTATTTTAAACGATGCTACGTATGATCGAGAGAATGATGAATTTTTGGTTGGTTTTTTAACTTTATGGGTAAACCAACAAGAATTGAGTCCAATGACATCTAACAATGACTATTTTGCCCTTAACAACTTCTATGAAGATATCGTATTCCCATACTTACAATCGCCTGCATCTTCCGGGGTCTCTATACCTACTCTACCTAATTTTGATCACTTATCGGGGGATTCTTATAGGTTTTTATTCTCTAACTTATACACTAATCGGGAGTTGTTGGATTATCTGTCGTCATTTTCATTGGACACCTGTAAAACTGTATATTTGTTGAGTGCAGGTGTTACTATGGGCCTACGTTCCCGTTTTCTGGGCACACATTTGATTATGTTTCTTCAATCAATGTTGTACTTTTGCTGTTACAACGTCTTTATTTACAATGGTGACATGTTTCGGTGTTCTGATGATTTACGTGAGCCTTTGCTATCGACTTTAAACTTGCACCTCAATACTTCTATGGATGAAAATTCATCCCTAGAGTTGGATGAGATATCGGAGTCTGAAGTTGCACCTTTCAGGCTGTCTATAAGTTCAGTTTTGGACGCTTTCAGTCAGTGTGAGAGGATGCCTTTGAGCATCTACTTACACGTCATATCGTATAACAAAAAGGCTTGTGAAATGTACAGGCGTGCCAATTTCATTTGTGTGACTCGAATACCAGACTTTTACACAATTGACGGGTTACAGTATGCAGCAAATCTATTTGCGTTTTACATGTGCCCACCGTTTTTGGTTTGA
- a CDS encoding putative integral membrane protein: MTDGKDGQEFLEKAANFLKGLSLMQPLNLCLLSSSFAMQRFGYGPDSVGIFIGMCHNSMELFYLFSALGTLAFFSCLKQCCDITKTIQQWCSILVSWIIVAVNVVILKAFALGEGNSNVVAYYWALVIAHLVAGIDDMIMYDISSNNIASYDLGSSCTGIFVALMHGMTLFILHKIGMDVNYWLVLMHIVVMLTLSFIVAIVWSYYISTKLGESSGESQPTTENGNCDGKFTFGKAYFGAFPMMAASTVGYGFIYVIYPLISPFEMVAYKHRYPIQSLCTIFHAIAGISICYLAEKAGLKDKWENDKACYYLLYLLFIPYLGIGIMFIVIMHYPLSTVAKLVHMKPLIVGFLTVFFFFSGEVVIISSTSSIDGNAKPSKTARGGKECKCSYGSTLSSVNLGINLLVLNIAKYISEAYIQEFIVTRDAYKPGEPWPTEGMSVTDSFLYWLFVGIEEGFVSFKESFDQNVKGKLEHTLMEMNSEF; this comes from the coding sequence ATGACAGACGGCAAAGATGGGCAAGAATTTTTAGAGAAGGCTGCCAATTTTTTAAAAGGTCTCAGTTTGATGCAGCCTCTGAATTTGTGCTTGCTGAGTTCCTCGTTTGCCATGCAGCGTTTCGGATATGGTCCAGATTCTGTAGGAATATTTATTGGCATGTGTCATAATTCTATGGAGctattttatttgttttctGCATTAGGAACATTGGCTTTTTTCTCTTGTTTGAAACAGTGTTGTGATATAACAAAGACAATACAACAATGGTGTTCCATCCTGGTTTCCTGGATCATTGTTGCTGTTAATGTCGTTATCCTGAAAGCGTTTGCTTTGGGAGAAGGGAATTCAAATGTAGTTGCTTATTATTGGGCCTTGGTAATTGCTCACCTTGTAGCAGGTATAGATGACATGATTATGTACGACATCTCATCGAATAACATAGCATCATATGACCTTGGTTCATCCTGTACCGGAATATTCGTGGCTTTAATGCATGGTATGACATTATTCATTTTACACAAGATTGGTATGGATGTGAATTATTGGCTCGTGCTAATGCATATTGTTGTTATGTTGACTCTATCATTTATTGTAGCCATTGTATGGAGTTATTATATTTCCACTAAGTTAGGTGAAAGTTCAGGCGAATCACAACCGACTACTGAAAATGGAAATTGCGATGGCAAATTTACATTTGGGAAAGCATATTTTGGCGCCTTTCCTATGATGGCAGCTAGTACCGTAGGCTATGggtttatatatgtaatctACCCTCTCATTTCTCCATTCGAGATGGTGGCGTATAAACACAGATACCCAATTCAAAGTTTATGCACTATCTTCCATGCGATTGCTGGCATAAGTATATGTTACCTTGCCGAGAAAGCAGGTTTGAAAGACAAGTGGGAAAATGACAAAGCTTGTTATTACCTATTATATCTCCTTTTCATTCCATATCTCGGCATAGGGATCATGTTTATTGTAATTATGCATTACCCTTTGTCGACAGTAGCAAAGCTTGTTCACATGAAACCGCTGATTGTAGGATTCCTAACAGTATTCTTCTTTTTTTCTGGTGAAGTGGTAATTATTTCATCAACGTCATCAATTGATGGGAATGCAAAGCCCTCCAAAACTGCAAGAGGTGGGAAAGAGTGCAAATGTTCATATGGCTCCACTTTGTCATCAGTAAATTTAGGTATAAACCTACTTGTTTTGAACATTGCCAAGTATATATCAGAAGCGTATATACAAGAATTTATAGTAACAAGAGATGCCTACAAACCTGGAGAACCATGGCCAACTGAAGGAATGAGCGTAACGGATAGTTTCCTATACTGGTTGTTCGTCggtattgaagaaggctTTGTAAGCTTTAAAGAATCGTTTGACCAAAATGTCAAGGGTAAGCTAGAGCATACCCTTATGGAAATGAATTCCGAATTTTAA
- a CDS encoding putative integral membrane protein yields the protein MPGIRAGIGPYSDEAAPKVADSVRYLMPIAKLLFILVAILGFGFCMAMLLIATVEAIEIKALSPNEGKLKNADMTALSIAIVLSHLALHFLGYRCRFMKLHWTSWDSALFILGFAVVISAFFAVFIVVMPDNGINIVQDKDKHFRAYGAMGFTGLELLAMFGFIICAMKTHCFGGCMTLNKKVFYTFAFIYMLVFAAHAYTLKELKDNNGDYGKDNKTWHHHRFMAAVNYIFVIGLCISAYQVNLCCMSFTMCDAVFIFLTGTVIGILITTCLSMFPEITQQQWTLVGLIAMLYILTVALFLYIHAKRPLCRYYNPDVITFGIFALLFLLLVSTLIALGAKHHQHISAIKAELQSIAPIAIFVYGFVAFVIMLVFGFKGNAIKVMKAFAKQVRDQRLLSNARMLDTEDLYDTGVETPGSECNLRGPESSGGVFRDSWLHPTN from the coding sequence ATGCCGGGTATTCGGGCTGGTATAGGCCCTTACTCTGATGAGGCTGCCCCTAAGGTAGCTGATTCGGTAAGGTACCTTATGCCAATCGCAAAGCTGCTGTTCATACTGGTAGCAATCCTAGGCTTCGGTTTCTGTATGGCAATGCTGCTGATCGCTACTGTAGAAGCCATAGAGATAAAGGCTCTGAGCCCTAATGAGGGCAAGCTAAAAAACGCTGACATGACTGCGCTGAGCATAGCTATCGTTCTGAGTCATCTAGCGCTCCACTTTCTGGGCTATCGATGCAGGTTCATGAAGCTTCACTGGACCTCGTGGGACAGTGCACTGTTCATATTAGGCTTCGCGGTTGTTATCTCGGCATTCTTTGCAGTGTTCATAGTGGTTATGCCAGATAATGGGATAAACATAGTACAGGACAAAGATAAGCATTTTCGTGCCTATGGCGCCATGGGATTCACTGGCCTGGAGCTACTAGCAATGTTCGGGTTCATCATATGCGCTATGAAGACACACTGCTTCGGTGGCTGCATGACACTTAACAAGAAGGTGTTCTATACATTTGCATTCATATACATGCTGGTATTTGCTGCCCATGCGTATACGCTAAAGGAGTTAAAGGACAATAATGGCGATTATGGAAAAGATAATAAGACCTGGCATCACCATAGGTTCATGGCAGCGGTTAACTACATCTTCGTGATTGGCCTATGCATCAGTGCTTACCAGGTAAACCTATGCTGTATGTCATTTACAATGTGTGATGCTGTGTTCATATTCCTGACTGGCACTGTCATAGGCATATTGATAACAACATGTCTCTCAATGTTCCCAGAGATTACACAACAGCAATGGACCCTCGTAGGCCTTATCGctatgctatatatacttacgGTTGCACTGTTTTTGTACATCCATGCCAAGAGGCCGTTGTGCAGGTACTATAACCCAGACGTAATTACTTTCGGGATATTCGCACTACTGTTTCTGTTATTGGTATCTACCTTGATAGCCCTGGGAGCAAAACACCATCAACATATCAGCGCTATCAAAGCCGAACTTCAAAGCATTGCCCCAATAGCCATATTTGTCTACGGCTTCGTGGCATTCGTTATCATGTTAGTGTTCGGTTTCAAGGGCAACGCCATCAAGGTTATGAAGGCGTTCGCCAAGCAGGTGCGTGACCAGCGGCTACTTAGCAATGCCCGTATGCTAGATACAGAAGATTTGTACGACACAGGGGTTGAAACACCGGGTAGTGAATGTAACCTTCGGGGGCCAGAGTCATCAGGAGGTGTCTTCCGTGATTCGTGGTTACACCCGACAAACTAG